One window from the genome of Malus domestica chromosome 01, GDT2T_hap1 encodes:
- the LOC103408141 gene encoding heavy metal-associated isoprenylated plant protein 39-like, with protein sequence MKKFVLKLDLPDDKAKQKALKTVSTLSGIDSIAMDMKDKKLTVIGSVDPVTVVSKLRKYWQTDIISVGPAVEPKKEEPKKEEPKKDEPKKEEEAKKEEPKKEEPKKEEEAKKEEPKKEEEKKEEEKKKEPDPVLELVKAYKAYNPHMTKYYYVQSMEENPNSCVIF encoded by the exons ATGAAG AAGTTTGTACTGAAGTTGGATTTGCCTGATGACAAAGCCAAGCAGAAGGCTCTCAAGACAGTCTCTACTCTTTCAG GCATCGATTCCATTGCCATGGACATGAAGGATAAGAAATTAACAGTGATCGGAAGCGTGGACCCGGTGACTGTGGTGAGCAAGTTGCGCAAGTATTGGCAAACAGATATAATCTCAGTAGGACCAGCAGTAGAGCCTAAGAAAGAGGAACCAAAGAAGGAAGAGCCCAAGAAAGACGaaccaaagaaagaagaagaggcgAAGAAGGAGGAGCCCAAGAAAGAAGAAcccaagaaagaagaagaagccaagAAGGAGGAgccgaagaaagaagaagagaagaaggaagaagagaagaagaaagagccAGACCCCGTCTTGGAGCTCGTCAAGGCATACAAAGCGTACAACCCCCACATGACCAAATACTACTATGTGCAAAGCATGGAAGAGAATCCGAATTCATGCGTTATTTTCTAG
- the LOC103408235 gene encoding 1-aminocyclopropane-1-carboxylate synthase 1, whose protein sequence is MDFSIKFCFPCSLPINLPLPINPQLPYPLLHTSLLKKISTTVVPDVQWYYHSLQLYSLCVFFGTKKMASSASENRLLLSKIATNEKHGENSPYFDGWKAYDQNPFHPTENPEGVIQMGLAENQLSFDLVEEWIRKNPKASICTAEGIEKFRNVANFQDYHGFPEFRQAIATFMSKARGGRVTFDPHRVVMSGGATGANELVMFCLADPGDAFLIPSPYYPAFYRDLGWRTGVQIVPVDCDSSNNFKITKEALEAAYEKAQSNNINVKGLIITNPSNPLGTTLDKDTLESLVTFINQKNIHLVCDEIYAATVFSSPKFTCITEVIQNMNCNPNLIHIVYSLSKDMGFPGLRVGIVYSYNDDVVNIGRKMSSFGLVSSQTQHMLASMLSDEDFVEKFLTTSAKRLAKRHGVFTDGLEEVGINCLKSNAGLFCWMDLRRLLKDQTFDGEMVLWRVIVNEVKLNVSPGSSFKCVEPGWFRVCFANMDDDTVEVALKRIRAFVGQGKKAQEQAQVKSPKKRWQSNLRLSFSSSSRRFEQEGVSVMSPRMMSPHSPMPHSPLLRATT, encoded by the exons atggACTTTTCCATCAAATTTTGCTTCCCGTGCAGCTTGCCAATCAATCTTCCACTGCCTATAAATCCACAACTGCCTTACCCTTTGCTTCACACTTCATTGCTTAAAAAAATAAGCACTACTGTCGTTCCAGACGTCCAGTGGTATTATCATTCCCTCCAGCTATATAGCTTGtgtgtgttctttggaaccaaGAAAATGGCCTCATCTGCAAGTGAGAATCGCTTACTGTtatccaagattgcaaccaaTGAAAAACATGGGGAGAACTCGCCGTACTTTGACGGATGGAAGGCGTACGATCAAAACCCATTTCACCCAACTGAAAATCCTGAAGGTGTTATCCAGATGGGTCTGGCAGAAAATCAG CTTTCCTTCGACTTGGTTGAAGAGTGGATTAGGAAAAATCCCAAAGCCTCTATTTGCACTGCTGAAGGAATTGAGAAGTTCAGAAACGTGGCAAATTTTCAAGACTACCATGGCTTTCCAGAGTTCAGACAG GCCATTGCTACGTTCATgtcgaaagcaagaggtggTAGGGTCACATTTGATCCTCATCGCGTAGTTATGAGTGGCGGAGCCACCGGAGCAAACGAGCTGGTCATGTTCTGTTTGGCCGACCCCGGCGATGCTTTCCTTATCCCCTCACCGTACTATCCAGC ATTTTACCGAGACCTTGGATGGAGAACTGGAGTCCAAATTGTCCCGGTCGATTGTGATAGCTCCAACAATTTCAAAATAACCAAGGAAGCACTGGAAGCAGCTTATGAAAAAGCCCAAAGCAACAACATCAACGTCAAGGGCTTGATCATAACAAACCCATCAAATCCATTAGGCACAACCCTAGACAAAGACACACTTGAAAGCCTTGTCACATTTATAAACCAAAAGAACATTCACTTGGTTTGTGATGAAATCTATGCAGCCACAGTTTTCAGCTCCCCAAAATTCACATGCATCACCGAGGTCATACAAAACATGAATTGCAACCCCAACCTAATCCACATTGTCTACAGTTTGTCCAAGGACATGGGGTTCCCGGGATTGAGAGTCGGCATCGTTTACTCCTACAACGATGACGTGGTGAACATTGGCCGAAAAATGTCAAGTTTTGGGCTGGTCTCGTCCCAAACTCAGCACATGCTCGCGTCCATGCTTTCGGACGAAGATTTTGTCGAGAAGTTCCTCACCACAAGCGCAAAAAGGCTCGCAAAGAGGCACGGGGTTTTCACTGATGGGCTTGAGGAAGTGGGAATCAACTGCTTGAAGAGCAATGCCGGGCTTTTCTGTTGGATGGACTTAAGGAGGCTATTGAAAGATCAAACGTTTGATGGCGAAATGGTGTTGTGGCGTGTAATCGTTAATGAAGTGAAGCTCAACGTTTCTCCGGGCTCTTCGTTTAAATGTGTCGAGCCTGGTTGGTTTAGGGTTTGCTTCGCCAACATGGATGATGACACAGTGGAAGTTGCACTCAAAAGGATTAGGGCATTTGTAGGGCAAGGAAAGAAAGCTCAAGAACAAGCACAAGTGAAAAGTCCTAAGAAGCGTTGGCAGAGCAATCTAAGGCTGAGCTTTTCATCATCATCCAGAAGGTTTGAGCAGGAAGGTGTTAGTGTTATGTCACCACGTATGATGTCTCCTCATTCACCAATGCCTCACTCACCTCTCCTTCGAGCTACGACTTAA